One window of the Anticarsia gemmatalis isolate Benzon Research Colony breed Stoneville strain chromosome 21, ilAntGemm2 primary, whole genome shotgun sequence genome contains the following:
- the Ms gene encoding neuropeptide receptor myosuppressin isoform X1, protein MCFFLLDSDIKGLMTNIIGDGYRGALVCAVLAACACACLSAPAQLCAGAADDDPRAARFCQALNTFLELYAEAAGEQVPEYQGTIPRRARSLDEATVERLLAALVRDYPQLLDTGMKRQDVVHSFLRFGRRR, encoded by the exons atgtgtttttttttattggactCTGATATAAAAGGATTAATGAcgaatattat TGGTGATGGTTACCGCGGAGCGTTAGTGTGCGCAGTGCTGGcggcgtgcgcgtgcgcgtgcctGAGCGCGCCCGCGCAGCTGTGCGCCGGCGCCGCGGACGACGACCCCCGCGCGGCGCGCTTCTGTCAGGCGCTCAACACCTTCCTGGAGCTGTACGCCGAGGCCGCCGGCGAGCAGGTCCCCGAGTACCAAGGTACGATCCCCCGGCGAGCCAGGTCTTTAGACGAAGCGACAGTTGAAAGGCTATTAGCAG CGCTGGTCCGCGACTACCCGCAACTCCTGGACACCGGCATGAAGAGGCAAGACGTGGTGCACTCGTTCCTGCGCTTCGGCCGTCGCCGCTGA
- the Ms gene encoding neuropeptide receptor myosuppressin isoform X3 yields MCFFLLDSDIKGLMTNIIGDGYRGALVCAVLAACACACLSAPAQLCAGAADDDPRAARFCQALNTFLELYAEAAGEQVPEYQALVRDYPQLLDTGMKRQDVVHSFLRFGRRR; encoded by the exons atgtgtttttttttattggactCTGATATAAAAGGATTAATGAcgaatattat TGGTGATGGTTACCGCGGAGCGTTAGTGTGCGCAGTGCTGGcggcgtgcgcgtgcgcgtgcctGAGCGCGCCCGCGCAGCTGTGCGCCGGCGCCGCGGACGACGACCCCCGCGCGGCGCGCTTCTGTCAGGCGCTCAACACCTTCCTGGAGCTGTACGCCGAGGCCGCCGGCGAGCAGGTCCCCGAGTACCAAG CGCTGGTCCGCGACTACCCGCAACTCCTGGACACCGGCATGAAGAGGCAAGACGTGGTGCACTCGTTCCTGCGCTTCGGCCGTCGCCGCTGA
- the Ms gene encoding neuropeptide receptor myosuppressin isoform X2, which produces MASGGDGYRGALVCAVLAACACACLSAPAQLCAGAADDDPRAARFCQALNTFLELYAEAAGEQVPEYQGTIPRRARSLDEATVERLLAALVRDYPQLLDTGMKRQDVVHSFLRFGRRR; this is translated from the exons TGGTGATGGTTACCGCGGAGCGTTAGTGTGCGCAGTGCTGGcggcgtgcgcgtgcgcgtgcctGAGCGCGCCCGCGCAGCTGTGCGCCGGCGCCGCGGACGACGACCCCCGCGCGGCGCGCTTCTGTCAGGCGCTCAACACCTTCCTGGAGCTGTACGCCGAGGCCGCCGGCGAGCAGGTCCCCGAGTACCAAGGTACGATCCCCCGGCGAGCCAGGTCTTTAGACGAAGCGACAGTTGAAAGGCTATTAGCAG CGCTGGTCCGCGACTACCCGCAACTCCTGGACACCGGCATGAAGAGGCAAGACGTGGTGCACTCGTTCCTGCGCTTCGGCCGTCGCCGCTGA